One stretch of Muribaculum intestinale DNA includes these proteins:
- the tsf gene encoding translation elongation factor Ts: protein MAVTMAEITKLRHLTSAGLMDCKKALAEANGDMDAAVEILRKKGQAVAAKREDRQAAEGCVLSKNEGNFAAILALNCETDFVAKNEGFVNLAKKLLDLAVANRCKTAEELKAVTVDGITVADLVTEESGKTGEKTEIGAYEVVEAPTTAAYNHFNNKLAAIVGFNLPDVDAQIGREICMQIASMNPVAVSREDVPQATIDQEIAVAVEKTKQEQIKKAVEAALRKAGLNPNHFDSDDHIESNITKGWITEEDAAKARQIMKETAEAKAANLPEAMIQNIANGRLNKFFKESCLMEQEYVQDSKLSVGQFLEQTQKGLVAVAFKRVNLNAD from the coding sequence ATGGCAGTTACAATGGCAGAAATCACCAAGCTGCGCCACCTTACAAGCGCCGGCCTGATGGACTGCAAGAAAGCTCTCGCCGAAGCTAACGGCGACATGGACGCCGCCGTAGAGATCCTCCGCAAGAAGGGTCAGGCTGTTGCCGCCAAGCGTGAGGACCGCCAGGCAGCAGAGGGTTGCGTGCTCTCTAAGAACGAAGGCAACTTCGCAGCCATTCTCGCTCTCAACTGCGAGACCGACTTTGTGGCCAAGAACGAAGGCTTCGTAAACCTCGCCAAGAAACTTCTCGACCTCGCAGTGGCCAACCGCTGCAAGACCGCAGAGGAGCTCAAGGCAGTGACCGTTGACGGTATCACCGTTGCCGACCTCGTGACAGAGGAGTCGGGCAAGACCGGCGAAAAGACTGAAATCGGCGCTTACGAGGTAGTAGAGGCTCCCACCACCGCCGCCTACAACCACTTCAACAACAAACTCGCCGCTATCGTAGGCTTCAACCTCCCCGATGTTGACGCTCAGATTGGCCGCGAAATCTGCATGCAGATTGCTTCGATGAATCCCGTAGCCGTAAGCCGCGAGGATGTTCCCCAGGCCACAATCGACCAGGAAATCGCAGTAGCTGTAGAGAAGACCAAGCAGGAGCAGATTAAGAAGGCTGTTGAAGCAGCTCTCAGAAAAGCGGGTCTCAACCCCAACCACTTCGACTCCGACGACCACATCGAGTCGAACATCACCAAGGGCTGGATTACCGAAGAAGATGCTGCAAAGGCTCGCCAGATTATGAAGGAAACCGCCGAGGCAAAGGCTGCAAACCTCCCCGAAGCTATGATCCAGAATATCGCCAACGGCCGTCTCAACAAGTTCTTCAAGGAAAGCTGCCTCATGGAGCAGGAGTATGTTCAGGACAGCAAGCTCTCTGTAGGCCAGTTCCTCGAACAGACCCAGAAGGGCCTCGTTGCCGTCGCTTTCAAGCGCGTCAACCTCAACGCCGACTAA